From the Dunckerocampus dactyliophorus isolate RoL2022-P2 chromosome 12, RoL_Ddac_1.1, whole genome shotgun sequence genome, one window contains:
- the aqp11 gene encoding aquaporin-11, whose protein sequence is MFADVAVSLAVLVGMVALSDVTRRTMCRILAGTYVHVYAAELVSTFQLCCCTHELRLLSEMGVVPAGVSLTLTYLAAVTHGLTFRGATGNPIGTLEHAYRSRITGTGAVLRISCQFVAAGAARAAVQVMWGRGLSVLHTRHTLSGFWCASAIRAPPHTAACVELACAFAVQTAVTHTRALQEKYRVHAIAAVITSVVYAGGSATGAVFNPALAFSTLFSCTGSSLLEYCVVYWMGPLLGMMFSVLLFDKLSRKVSSQSPLDTTKRK, encoded by the exons ATGTTTGCAGACGTCGCGGTGTCCCTGGCTGTCCTGGTGGGCATGGTAGCCCTGAGTGACGTCACCCGAAGGACCATGTGCCGGATCCTCGCGGGCACGTATGTGCACGTGTACGCTGCGGAGCTCGTGTCCACCTTCCAGCTGTGCTGCTGCACGCACGAGCTCAGGCTGCTGTCCGAGATGGGCGTGGTCCCAGCAGGTGTGTCTCTGACGCTGACATACCTGGCGGCGGTGACCCACGGCCTCACCTTTAGAGGGGCCACAGGCAACCCCATTGGCACGCTTGAGCACGCGTACCGCTCCAGGATCACGGGCACGGGCGCGGTTCTGAGGATCTCGTGTCAGTTTGTTGCCGCCGGAGCGGCGCGCGCCGCGGTGCAGGTGATGTGGGGGCGGGGCTTGTCCGTCCTACACACGCGCCACACGTTGAGCGGCTTCTGGTGCGCTAGCGCCATTCGCGCGCCTCCGCACACGGCTGCGTGCGTGGAGCTCGCGTGCGCGTTCGCCGTTCAAACGGCTGTAACGCACACACGCGCCCTACAGGAGAAGTACCGCGTGCACGCTATTGCTGCAGTCATCACGTCGGTGGTCTATGCAG GTGGCAGTGCGACAGGAGCAGTGTTCAATCCAGCCTTGGCCTTCTCCACACTCTTTAGCTGCACTGGAAGCTCTTTGCTGGAATACTGTGTAGTCTACTGGATGGGACCCCTGCTGG GAATGATGTTCTCCGTGCTGCTCTTTGACAAACTGTCACGCAAAGTGTCTTCTCAGTCGCCTCTGGACACCACGAAGAGGAAGTGA